In one Solanum lycopersicum chromosome 11, SLM_r2.1 genomic region, the following are encoded:
- the LOC101266790 gene encoding uncharacterized protein yields MASLGMYSWTTGIKKRVFVRAANLAKENEKRVEVAEKVRNSKAVILGGTGRVGGSTAIALSKLCPDLNIVIAGRNREKGAAMVSKLGKNAEFAEVNIDDREALEANLTDADIVVHAAGPFQQSENCKVLEAAIGTKTAYLDICDDTSYATRAKSYMNMALEANIPAITTAGIYPGVSNVMAAELVRTAKLESEGELERLRFYYYTAGTGGAGPTILATSFLLLGEDVIAYNKGEKIKLTPYSGMLSIDFGMGIGKKDVYLLNLPEVKSVHEVLGVPTVSARFGTDPFFWNWGMIAMRNLLPQEFLRDRSKVQQLVQLFDPVVRAVDGTAGEAVSMRVDLECSDGHNRIGIFSHKRLSRSVGISTAAFVLAMLEGSTKPGVWFPEEPEGIAVEAREVLLQRASEGTINFILNKAPWMVETNPKELGFGIYS; encoded by the exons atgGCTAGTCTGGGCATGTACTCCTGGACTACAGGAATCAAGAAAAGGGTATTTGTAAGAGCTGCTAATTTAGcaaaagagaatgaaaagaGAGTAGAGGTAGCAGAGAAAGTGAGAAACTCAAAAGCAGTAATACTTGGTGGAACTGGAAGAGTTGGTGGTTCTACTGCTATTGCTCTTTCTAAGCTTTGTCCTGACCTTAACATTGTTATTGCTGGTCGAAATAG GGAGAAAGGGGCTGCCATGGTGTCAAAACTAGGAAAGAATGCTGAATTCGCTGAAGTAAATATAGACGACAGAGAAGCATTAGAAGCCAATTTGACAG ATGCGGACATTGTGGTTCATGCTGCTGGGCCATTCCAACAGTCAGAAAACTGTAAAGTACTAGAAGCTGCCATTGGGACCAAG ACAGCCTATCTTGATATTTGTGATGACACAAGCTATGCAACACGAGCAAAGTCCTATATGAATATGGCACTGGAAGCCAATATTCCTGCCATAACTACTGCTGGAATCTACCCAGGAGTGAGCAACG TGATGGCAGCAGAGCTTGTTCGCACTGCAAAACTTGAAAGCGAGGGTGAACTAGAGAGGCTTAG ATTCTACTACTATACTGCTGGCACTGGTGGTGCTGGACCTACTATTTTAGCTACTAGTTTTTTGCTTCTTGGAGAGGATGTAATTGCATATAATAAAG GAGAGAAAATTAAATTGACTCCTTATAGTGGGATGCTTAGTATTGACTTTGGAATGGGGATCGGCAAGAAGGATGTTTACCTCCT AAATCTTCCAGAGGTGAAAAGTGTGCATGAGGTCCTTGGTGTACCAACCGTTAGTGCTCGGTTTGGAACAGATCCATTCTTCTGGAACTGGGGAATGATTGCTATGAGAAATTTACTTCCTCAA GAATTTCTGAGGGATAGAAGCAAAGTACAACAGCTGGTTCAACTATTCGATCCAGTTGTTCGAGCCGTTGACGGAACAGCTGGAGAGGCAGTATCGATGCGA GTAGATTTAGAATGCTCAGATGGACACAACAGAATTGGCATATTTAGTCATAAAAGACTTTCTAG ATCAGTGGGAATTTCAACAGCTGCATTTGTCCTTGCTATGCTTGAGGGAAGCACAAAACCTGGTGTCTGGTTTCCTGAAGAG CCCGAAGGAATTGCTGTTGAAGCAAGGGAAGTTCTTCTCCAAAGAGCTTCCGAGGGAACGATAAACTTCATACTAAACAA GGCTCCATGGATGGTAGAAACAAATCCAAAAGAGCTCGGTTTTGGgatatattcataa
- the LOC101256942 gene encoding pentatricopeptide repeat-containing protein At5g39680 produces MFLTSNVHCAPLHVSSLSQLNSQSVFSVKYAVKLLKKLADDGNFKLGKVVHALLIVSNHASENHVIQNNCLINLYSRCGQLSIARHIFNRLRQRNIVSWSTLMTGYLHNGFTWEVPKLLKDMVSVDNLFPNEYVLSTVLSSCSNGGLLHEGRQCHALVLKSGLVFHQYVKNALLSLYTMFSDVEGVLEILKSVPGSNNITDNVVLKGFLDHGYTNEALDVFSRMLSEGSVRDKISYVNIFGLCARLKDLKLGKQVHCRMLKSGLQLDVFLSSAVMDMYGKCGEILGARCIFYSYPDHNVVSWTTILAANFQNECFEEALKIFLQMELQDVVPNEYTFAVLLHSCAGLSALGCGKTLHARVEKTGNGTFVVVGNALINMYVRSGHIEAARALFSNMICRDTVTWNLIISGFSHHGLGEDALYMFQDMLAAKEQPNYVTFIGVLLACGHLGRIEEGLYYLQHLMRDFGLEPGLEHYTCVVGLLGKAGKLDEAEKFMRSTPITWDVIAWRTLLNACNVHRNYGLGQKVADHLLRLNPNDVGTYILLSNMHAKVKRWDGVAKMRKLLRERNIKKEPGLSWTEIRNETHMFVSDDTQHPETAQIHEKVRKLLAEIKPLGYVPDTNSVLHDVEQEQQEGYLSYHSEKLAVAYALMKTPSQAPIHIIKNLRICDDCHSALKLISKVTMRMIVVRDVNRFHSFQNGSCSCADYW; encoded by the coding sequence ATGTTTTTGACAAGCAATGTCCACTGTGCTCCTCTGCATGTGTCTTCTCTATCCCAATTGAACTCCCAAAGTGTCTTTTCTGTGAAGTACGCTGTAAAGTTGTTGAAAAAGTTAGCTGATGACGGGAACTTCAAATTGGGAAAAGTTGTCCATGCGCTTCTTATTGTATCTAATCATGCCTCAGAAAACCACGTAATTCAGAATAATTGTCTCATTAATCTCTACTCAAGGTGTGGACAACTTTCTATTGCTCGGCACATATTCAACAGATTGCGGCAACGAAATATAGTTTCTTGGAGCACTTTAATGACAGGATATTTGCACAATGGGTTTACTTGGGAAGTACCCAAATTGTTGAAAGACATGGTTTCAGTGGATAAtttatttccaaatgagtatgtcTTGTCTACTGTACTTTCTTCTTGTTCTAATGGTGGTTTGCTACACGAAGGGCGGCAGTGTCATGCATTAGTATTGAAATCAGGATTAGTGTTTCATCAGTATGTGAAGAATGCTCTTCTATCCTTGTATACAATGTTTTCAGATGTGGAAGGGGTTCTGGAAATCTTGAAGTCTGttcctggatcaaacaacattACTGATAATGTTGTACTAAAGGGCTTCTTGGATCACGGGTATACAAATGAAGCATTGGATGTCTTCTCAAGGATGTTGTCTGAGGGCTCGGTGAGGGACAAAATCAGCTATGTGAATATATTTGGTCTTTGTGCTCGTCTCAAGGATTTGAAATTGGGTAAGCAAGTTCATTGCAGAATGTTGAAGTCAGGTCTTCAGCTTGATGTGTTTTTAAGCAGTGCAGTCATGGACATGTATGGAAAGTGTGGTGAAATTTTAGGTGCAAGATGTATCTTTTATTCTTATCCTGACCATAATGTGGTGTCCTGGACAACAATCTTGGCTGCAAATTTCCAAAATGAGTGCTTCGAGGAAGCCCTGAAAATATTCTTACAAATGGAACTTCAGGATGTTGTGCCAAATGAATACACATTTGCAGTATTGTTGCATTCCTGTGCGGGTCTATCAGCACTTGGGTGTGGGAAAACATTACATGCACGTGTTGAGAAGACGGGAAATGGAACTTTTGTCGTTGTGGGGAATGCTCTAATCAATATGTATGTTAGGAGTGGCCATATTGAAGCCGCTAGGGCCTTATTTTCAAACATGATATGTCGAGATACTGTTACTTGGAATTTGATAATATCAGGTTTCTCTCATCATGGGCTTGGTGAGGACGCATTGTATATGTTTCAGGACATGTTAGCTGCCAAAGAGCAACCAAACTATGTAACCTTTATCGGGGTTTTATTGGCTTGTGGGCATTTGGGTAGGATAGAAGAAGGTTTGTACTACTTACAGCATCTAATGAGGGACTTTGGCCTTGAACCTGGGTTGGAGCACTATACCTGTGTTGTAGGGCTCCTTGGCAAAGCTGGTAAACTTGATGAGGCTGAGAAGTTCATGAGGTCGACACCAATCACATGGGATGTTATTGCTTGGCGTACTTTGCTAAATGCTTGTAACGTCCACCGCAATTATGGTTTAGGACAGAAAGTGGCAGACCATTTGTTACGATTGAACCCCAACGACGTGGGAACCTATATATTGTTGTCCAATATGCATGCCAAGGTGAAAAGGTGGGATGGTGTAGCAAAGATGCGGAAGTTATTAAGAGAAAGGAACATAAAGAAAGAACCGGGATTGAGCTGGACTGAAATACGAAATGAAACTCATATGTTTGTTTCTGATGACACACAACACCCGGAGACAGCTCAAATCCATGAGAAGGTGAGAAAGTTGTTGGCTGAAATAAAACCATTAGGTTATGTTCCAGACACGAATTCTGTCTTGCATGATGTTGAACAAGAACAACAAGAGGGTTATCTTAGTTACCACAGCGAAAAGCTGGCTGTCGCATATGCTCTCATGAAAACACCATCCCAAGCACCAATTCATATTATTAAGAATCTCAGGATATGCGATGATTGCCATTCTGCTTTGAAGCTTATCTCAAAGGTCACAATGAGAATGATAGTTGTAAGAGATGTCAATCGATTCCACAGTTTTCAAAATGGGTCCTGTTCGTGTGCAGATTATTGGTGA